One uncultured Caproiciproducens sp. DNA segment encodes these proteins:
- a CDS encoding MFS transporter: MKISGVSKRLSILCFATMTISGFYATSSSLVMPFLRTEYGFSYNMGGMLLSALSVGNLLASFFAGILPAFVGRKASAMLLSVNSAIGYVLTALTANPVYLLLAFFLIGISKGAVYNISNIVISEESSNRTKGLNLLHASFAIGSLLCPFVVAACSKGPLGWRTSCYGIAAVAFCLQLMYLKSDLGGKPPAKEHVNTDWGFLHNKGFWVSTGIIFFEISTEVSVTGWLVTYFTDSGLMSLTMAQLMLSLTWGLMMIGRLTIAYLPAKLGRKKLIAWMSVAVALFFALMLFCKRPVLIIVFLCLFALSIAGIQPTALANLDQKYTAPAALSVLLSLGSAGGIIMPAITGAVAQTTGISGGMAAIGFAITAMIICTIANLTGQPNHKSQVTAEAGKTRKTEDG, encoded by the coding sequence ATGAAAATTTCCGGCGTTTCCAAACGGCTGAGTATCCTATGCTTTGCAACCATGACAATTAGCGGCTTTTACGCAACCTCATCAAGTCTTGTCATGCCGTTTTTACGCACGGAATACGGATTTTCCTACAATATGGGTGGAATGCTGCTGTCCGCGTTAAGCGTTGGGAACCTTCTTGCCAGTTTTTTCGCAGGCATTCTCCCTGCGTTTGTCGGTCGTAAGGCAAGCGCAATGCTGCTGTCAGTCAATTCCGCAATAGGTTATGTTTTAACTGCTTTGACGGCCAATCCTGTGTATTTGCTGCTGGCGTTTTTTTTAATCGGCATTTCAAAAGGCGCAGTTTACAACATTAGTAATATAGTAATTTCTGAAGAAAGTTCCAATAGGACAAAAGGCTTGAATTTGCTGCATGCCAGCTTTGCCATTGGTTCTCTGCTTTGTCCCTTCGTAGTTGCGGCCTGCTCCAAGGGGCCTTTAGGGTGGAGAACCAGTTGCTACGGGATCGCCGCGGTTGCCTTCTGTCTTCAATTAATGTATTTAAAATCAGATTTGGGAGGAAAGCCTCCCGCAAAAGAGCATGTTAACACAGACTGGGGTTTTCTTCACAACAAGGGGTTCTGGGTCAGTACAGGCATTATTTTTTTTGAAATCAGTACTGAAGTCAGCGTAACAGGCTGGTTGGTAACCTATTTTACCGACAGTGGTCTGATGTCTCTGACCATGGCACAGCTGATGCTTTCACTGACTTGGGGTCTCATGATGATAGGACGTTTGACAATAGCGTATCTGCCTGCCAAGTTAGGCCGCAAAAAGCTAATCGCTTGGATGTCCGTTGCCGTCGCCTTATTTTTTGCGTTGATGCTTTTTTGCAAGCGCCCTGTTCTCATCATTGTTTTTCTATGCTTGTTTGCACTGAGCATTGCTGGAATACAACCTACCGCACTTGCGAACCTGGATCAAAAGTATACTGCGCCGGCCGCCCTGTCGGTACTGCTGTCATTGGGCAGTGCCGGAGGCATTATTATGCCTGCAATTACTGGGGCGGTGGCTCAGACAACTGGAATATCCGGCGGGATGGCTGCGATCGGTTTCGCCATTACAGCCATGATTATCTGTACCATTGCCAACTTAACAGGCCAACCGAACCATAAATCACAGGTTACGGCGGAAGCCGGAAAAACGAGAAAAACTGAGGACGGCTAG
- a CDS encoding bifunctional 4-hydroxy-2-oxoglutarate aldolase/2-dehydro-3-deoxy-phosphogluconate aldolase: MENIFEKLHKIGIIPVVKINNAKQAVELAKALSRGGLPAAEITFRSDAAAESISEITKNGLDFMVCAGTVLNIENAKRAVEAGAQAIISPGTNPEVVSWCLANHVTVIPGCATPSEIERCMRMGLKVVKLFPAEVVGGVKMLKALSGPYAGIQFMPTGGINASNVSEYLKLPNVVACGGSWMVPEKLLDQGDFAQIEKLSSEATAGLNRQ, translated from the coding sequence ATGGAAAATATTTTTGAGAAATTACACAAAATCGGAATTATTCCGGTGGTCAAGATCAACAACGCAAAGCAGGCAGTAGAGCTGGCGAAGGCGCTTAGCAGAGGTGGTCTTCCTGCGGCGGAAATTACTTTTCGGAGCGACGCAGCGGCAGAATCTATCTCCGAAATTACCAAAAATGGATTAGATTTTATGGTCTGTGCAGGAACCGTGCTCAATATTGAAAACGCAAAGAGAGCGGTAGAAGCCGGCGCGCAGGCGATTATCAGCCCGGGGACGAACCCGGAAGTCGTATCTTGGTGTTTGGCTAACCATGTGACTGTAATACCCGGATGCGCCACGCCGAGTGAAATTGAGCGCTGTATGCGTATGGGTTTGAAAGTTGTAAAGCTGTTTCCCGCGGAAGTTGTGGGAGGCGTAAAAATGTTGAAAGCACTCTCCGGCCCTTACGCAGGCATTCAGTTTATGCCAACCGGAGGAATCAATGCATCCAACGTGAGTGAATATTTGAAACTTCCGAATGTTGTCGCCTGCGGAGGCAGTTGGATGGTTCCTGAAAAGCTGTTGGATCAAGGCGACTTTGCACAGATTGAAAAGTTATCTTCTGAGGCAACAGCGGGGTTGAACCGGCAGTAA
- a CDS encoding phosphate ABC transporter substrate-binding protein: MKKAISMLLAAVTICFMATACTSTSTNASSAAPEASTAGVSAAASEVPASSTVPEAVTGSITASGSSALYPLVKDAAGKFKKSNPDVSITLNAGGSGTGLKQVADGTVNIGNSDVEAASKLPADQASQLIDHKVCVIAMAPIVNPDVAKTVKSLTTQQLADIFSAKTKNWKEVGGPDEPITLVTRPTTSGTRALFKQYALNNTEEASNKSLETDDSGTLLQNVSSHKGAIGYVALSYLINNTSVRTLSIDGVEPTLENVYGGKYNVWGYEHMYTKGEATGAVKAFLDYMQSEEYAGSVETLGYNVTSKMTTSK, encoded by the coding sequence ATGAAAAAAGCGATTTCAATGCTTTTGGCAGCAGTTACAATCTGCTTTATGGCAACAGCCTGCACCAGTACATCAACCAATGCTTCATCAGCGGCTCCTGAGGCCTCAACAGCGGGTGTATCCGCTGCTGCTTCCGAAGTACCCGCTTCCTCTACAGTTCCCGAAGCCGTTACGGGCAGCATTACCGCATCCGGCTCCTCTGCGCTTTATCCTCTGGTCAAAGACGCAGCTGGTAAATTCAAGAAAAGCAACCCGGATGTTTCCATTACACTGAATGCCGGTGGTTCTGGTACAGGCCTAAAACAGGTTGCAGACGGCACAGTGAATATCGGCAACTCCGACGTTGAGGCTGCAAGCAAACTGCCGGCAGACCAAGCGTCTCAGCTTATTGATCACAAAGTTTGCGTGATTGCCATGGCACCGATTGTCAATCCGGATGTTGCAAAGACAGTAAAAAGCCTTACAACGCAACAGTTAGCAGATATTTTCTCGGCTAAAACAAAGAATTGGAAAGAAGTCGGCGGCCCGGATGAACCGATTACACTTGTTACCCGTCCGACCACATCCGGTACACGGGCATTATTCAAGCAGTACGCTCTTAATAATACCGAGGAAGCTTCCAACAAATCTCTTGAAACAGATGATTCCGGTACATTACTGCAGAACGTATCCAGCCACAAAGGGGCAATCGGATATGTAGCTCTCTCTTACTTAATCAACAACACCAGTGTACGCACTTTGAGTATTGATGGGGTAGAACCCACACTGGAAAATGTATATGGCGGTAAATACAACGTTTGGGGCTATGAGCACATGTATACAAAGGGCGAAGCCACCGGTGCTGTCAAAGCATTCTTGGACTATATGCAGTCCGAGGAATATGCCGGCTCCGTAGAAACCCTTGGTTACAACGTCACATCAAAAATGACGACCTCGAAATAG
- a CDS encoding sugar kinase, translating into MSQKIMLVGEPMGLFIAQDENLLERVNQFSTAVAGAELNVAIGLTRLGHGVGYLTKLGTDPFGKRIVNTMKEIGIDTTLITFSENQKTGFMLKSKVFSGDPEIYYYRKNSAASTISKMDIGAVDFSQYGYLHMTGITPALSATTREASYYLMEKARENGMVIFFDPNLRPQLWPDKQTMVSTVNELARMADYILPGCKEGEILMGSSKPEEIAKYYLSLGTKAVIVKTGKAGAFAATRDKSFSLPTYPAKEIVDTVGAGDGFAAGIISAVAEGLSLEEAVDRGNAIGAIQVMNVGDNEGLPTRGKLYKFMQENRPEI; encoded by the coding sequence ATGAGCCAAAAGATCATGCTGGTCGGCGAACCGATGGGGTTGTTTATTGCGCAGGACGAGAATCTGCTGGAACGGGTAAATCAGTTTTCCACTGCGGTTGCGGGTGCAGAACTTAATGTCGCAATCGGGTTAACCCGTTTAGGGCACGGTGTGGGTTATTTGACAAAGCTTGGTACGGATCCATTTGGAAAGCGCATTGTGAACACCATGAAAGAGATTGGAATTGATACCACGCTCATTACTTTCAGTGAAAACCAAAAAACAGGATTTATGTTAAAATCAAAGGTCTTTTCGGGAGATCCGGAAATCTATTACTATCGAAAAAACTCAGCGGCTTCCACTATCAGTAAGATGGATATTGGTGCCGTTGATTTCTCCCAATACGGTTATCTGCATATGACAGGGATCACCCCCGCACTCTCCGCAACTACTCGGGAAGCTTCTTACTATTTAATGGAAAAAGCCAGGGAAAACGGTATGGTTATCTTTTTCGACCCGAATCTTCGACCACAGCTATGGCCGGATAAACAGACCATGGTCTCAACAGTAAATGAGCTTGCGCGAATGGCCGATTACATTCTGCCCGGCTGCAAAGAGGGCGAAATTCTAATGGGCAGTTCAAAACCAGAGGAAATAGCCAAGTATTATTTGAGCCTTGGGACGAAGGCGGTTATTGTGAAAACCGGGAAGGCGGGTGCGTTTGCGGCAACCAGGGATAAGTCTTTCTCATTGCCGACCTATCCGGCAAAAGAAATTGTGGATACCGTAGGCGCCGGGGACGGATTTGCGGCGGGAATTATCAGTGCCGTTGCGGAAGGTCTTTCTCTTGAGGAAGCCGTAGACCGCGGAAATGCAATTGGCGCAATTCAGGTGATGAATGTCGGTGACAACGAAGGGCTGCCGACGCGAGGTAAGCTTTATAAATTCATGCAGGAAAATCGACCTGAGATTTAG
- the pstC gene encoding phosphate ABC transporter permease subunit PstC produces MNKKRNYLWRTLVSICGLFIVVLTIAIGAFLFYKGIGTFTVFHHSIAEFLFSSDWNPSDDFTGGGQVGAAIFIFGSIVICFLALLIATPFSLATAVFMSEISPKFSSRLLQPAVEIFVGIPSVVYGWVGLTILVPFIENLFHLQYGFSVLAGGIVLAVMIFPSITSVSADSLRNVSDEYREAAYGLGSTRWQVVRRVVLPCARPGILTAIILGLARAFGEALAVAMVIGKMKAFPENILSPTNNLTAAIASDMGGATEGGEYNLALWTMALLLLIISFVFIMTVRKLSSKGAKTNE; encoded by the coding sequence ATGAATAAAAAAAGGAATTATTTGTGGCGCACGCTTGTTTCAATATGCGGATTATTCATCGTTGTGCTTACAATAGCGATTGGCGCCTTTTTATTCTATAAAGGCATTGGAACATTTACTGTTTTTCATCACAGCATCGCGGAATTCTTATTCTCATCGGATTGGAATCCTTCGGATGACTTTACAGGTGGTGGCCAGGTCGGCGCAGCGATATTCATATTCGGTTCCATTGTTATTTGCTTTCTCGCCCTTCTTATTGCAACGCCATTCAGCCTGGCCACGGCGGTCTTCATGTCTGAAATATCCCCGAAATTCAGTTCACGGCTTTTACAGCCTGCAGTTGAAATTTTTGTTGGAATTCCGTCCGTCGTTTATGGCTGGGTTGGACTGACGATCCTTGTTCCTTTTATTGAAAATCTATTTCATCTGCAGTATGGTTTTTCGGTACTGGCCGGCGGTATTGTTCTTGCAGTAATGATTTTTCCGTCTATTACGAGTGTTTCTGCCGATTCATTGAGAAATGTTTCCGACGAATACAGGGAGGCCGCGTACGGACTCGGCTCGACACGGTGGCAGGTCGTCCGACGTGTCGTATTACCCTGTGCGCGGCCGGGAATTTTAACTGCGATTATCTTAGGCCTGGCGCGGGCGTTCGGGGAAGCTTTGGCCGTCGCTATGGTAATAGGTAAAATGAAAGCATTTCCCGAAAATATACTTTCCCCGACGAATAACCTGACCGCTGCAATCGCGTCCGATATGGGCGGCGCAACCGAAGGTGGAGAATACAATCTTGCACTTTGGACAATGGCGTTACTTCTTTTAATTATTTCGTTTGTCTTTATCATGACCGTTCGCAAACTTTCTTCAAAAGGAGCGAAAACAAATGAATAG